A genomic window from Clostridium aceticum includes:
- the recN gene encoding DNA repair protein RecN, with amino-acid sequence MLLELEVKDFALIDRLNLHFDSGLNILTGETGAGKSIIIDAVNMAIGERADRDYVRSGSKKSMIQAIFSTEDVKDLSTILEAYGIDWEEEQSLIVTREIYANGRSVSRVNGIIVNQGVLKLITEKLIDIHGQHQHQSLLNSDFHIDVLDAYGGKKIHDLLKILSEKHKKYLSLQKKLGSFCYDEMERERKIDLLKFQIEEIDNAELKVGEEEDLLQQKNLLGNSEKIYTTLATIYEDFYNSTIQPSVLDHISKNVKSLQSVSLLDEDLNHFYTTLEDLQYRLQDMMMEVRNYKDRIDFQPETLQEIEKRLDLLNNLKRKYGVSIKEVLDYREKIQQELDDYTHSEEKVEIIKKEIQKEKKELEDLSLEVSILRKNAARSFEEELIKILQSLNMKKVSFSVKITQPIDADGGYKLTSKGIDKVEFMLSSNAGEPLKPLSKVASGGEMSRVMLGLKTILAHVDGIPTLIFDEIDTGISGITAQTVGEKLYHISKKRQVICITHLPQIAAMADTHFLIEKETTKNTTITQINKLDEEKRLYELGRLLGGEITEITLKHAEEMIHHAHKKIKDDVTL; translated from the coding sequence ATGCTTTTAGAGCTGGAGGTAAAAGACTTTGCTTTAATTGATAGGCTAAACCTGCACTTTGATAGTGGCTTAAATATACTGACGGGAGAAACGGGGGCAGGAAAATCTATCATTATAGATGCGGTAAATATGGCCATCGGTGAGAGGGCAGATAGGGACTATGTAAGATCCGGCAGTAAAAAGTCAATGATACAAGCTATTTTTTCTACGGAGGATGTGAAGGACTTAAGCACTATATTGGAAGCCTATGGTATAGATTGGGAGGAAGAGCAGAGTCTGATTGTCACTAGGGAAATCTATGCAAATGGTAGGAGTGTCAGTAGAGTCAATGGTATTATTGTCAATCAAGGTGTACTAAAACTAATCACAGAAAAATTGATTGATATACATGGTCAGCATCAACATCAGTCCTTACTAAATTCTGATTTTCACATCGATGTATTGGATGCTTATGGAGGTAAAAAGATTCATGATTTGTTAAAAATCTTATCTGAAAAACATAAAAAATATTTATCTTTACAAAAAAAACTTGGTTCATTTTGTTATGATGAGATGGAACGGGAGCGGAAAATTGATTTACTAAAGTTTCAAATTGAAGAAATAGATAACGCCGAACTAAAAGTAGGAGAAGAAGAAGACCTGCTTCAGCAAAAAAATCTTTTGGGTAATAGTGAAAAAATATATACTACGTTGGCTACAATTTATGAAGACTTTTATAATAGTACAATACAACCTTCTGTGTTAGACCATATTTCAAAAAATGTTAAATCACTGCAAAGTGTTTCATTATTAGATGAGGACTTAAACCATTTCTATACTACATTAGAGGATCTCCAATATAGACTTCAAGATATGATGATGGAGGTGCGAAATTATAAAGATCGTATTGATTTTCAACCAGAAACATTACAAGAAATTGAAAAAAGACTAGACCTTCTCAATAACTTAAAAAGAAAGTATGGAGTTTCTATCAAAGAAGTTTTGGATTATAGAGAAAAAATTCAACAGGAATTAGATGACTATACCCATAGTGAAGAAAAAGTAGAAATAATAAAAAAAGAAATTCAAAAGGAAAAAAAAGAATTAGAAGATCTGTCCTTAGAGGTTAGCATTTTAAGAAAAAATGCTGCTAGATCTTTTGAAGAGGAACTTATAAAAATTTTACAAAGTCTAAACATGAAGAAAGTATCTTTTTCTGTTAAAATTACACAGCCGATAGACGCTGATGGAGGCTATAAACTTACTTCTAAAGGCATAGATAAGGTGGAATTCATGCTATCTAGCAATGCAGGGGAACCATTAAAACCCCTTTCTAAGGTGGCTTCTGGTGGTGAAATGTCAAGAGTCATGCTGGGGTTAAAAACGATTTTAGCCCATGTGGACGGCATACCTACCTTGATTTTCGATGAAATCGATACTGGAATTAGTGGGATTACTGCCCAAACTGTTGGTGAAAAGCTTTATCATATTTCAAAAAAACGTCAAGTGATATGCATTACACATTTGCCTCAAATAGCAGCTATGGCGGATACACATTTTTTAATTGAAAAGGAAACAACAAAAAACACAACCATCACTCAAATTAATAAGCTGGATGAGGAAAAACGCCTATATGAATTAGGGCGATTACTAGGTGGAGAAATAACAGAAATTACACTAAAACATGCTGAAGAAATGATTCATCATGCCCACAAAAAAATAAAAGATGATGTAACTTTGTGA
- the spoIVB gene encoding SpoIVB peptidase: MIDKFRYRKSLMIVAGIVLIFSLYAFLIEITGGLNKEYNISIGDDYTLSHRFPLLLSSLDSDKDSIIQITQLENSNFNLRRSIQVKTIDKGTASLYLKVFGLVPYKNIKVNVIPELQVVPGGHSIGVKLNTDGVLVVGLAQITDLDGKGHNIGEAGGVRIGDSLIKINNIKVENAVHLGDIIKESKGQPLELTLKRDAKEYTTVLTPVKSIEDQQYRLGLWVRDKTAGVGTMTFYHPETQKFGALGHAITDIDTGKILSIKDGEIIKSRVISIEPGKRGKPGEIRGVFYDVNDPIGKLEKNTDYGVYGELLKGIDNEHYQKPITVGYQHEITEGPAHILTTTDSNKIEKYEIEILKINNQTKVDGKSMIIRVTDKKLLEKTGGIIQGMSGSPIIQNGKIIGAVTHVLINDPTKGYGIFIEWMIEQSGIFDKNLKNVVEN; the protein is encoded by the coding sequence TTGATTGACAAATTTAGATATAGAAAAAGTCTCATGATAGTTGCTGGTATTGTGTTGATTTTTAGCTTATATGCTTTTTTAATAGAAATTACTGGCGGTTTAAATAAAGAATATAATATATCTATTGGAGATGATTATACATTAAGTCATAGGTTTCCATTATTACTTTCTAGTTTAGATTCTGATAAAGACTCTATCATACAAATTACGCAGTTAGAGAATTCTAATTTTAATCTCCGCAGAAGTATCCAAGTAAAAACCATCGACAAAGGAACAGCTAGTCTCTATCTAAAAGTATTTGGTTTAGTTCCCTATAAAAATATTAAAGTTAATGTAATCCCTGAGCTGCAAGTAGTTCCGGGAGGACACTCTATTGGTGTAAAATTAAATACAGATGGGGTTTTAGTAGTAGGACTTGCTCAAATAACAGATCTTGATGGAAAGGGTCACAATATAGGAGAAGCTGGTGGAGTAAGGATAGGAGACTCTTTAATAAAAATAAATAATATAAAAGTAGAAAATGCAGTTCACTTAGGGGATATCATAAAAGAAAGCAAAGGTCAGCCATTAGAATTAACTCTTAAAAGGGATGCAAAAGAATATACAACAGTATTAACTCCAGTAAAATCCATAGAGGACCAACAATATCGACTAGGACTTTGGGTGAGGGACAAGACTGCTGGTGTAGGAACAATGACTTTTTATCATCCTGAAACCCAAAAATTTGGTGCATTAGGTCATGCTATTACAGATATTGATACGGGAAAAATTTTGTCTATCAAAGACGGAGAAATTATTAAATCAAGGGTAATTTCTATAGAACCTGGAAAGAGAGGAAAACCGGGAGAAATAAGAGGTGTTTTTTACGATGTCAATGATCCTATTGGTAAATTAGAAAAAAATACAGATTATGGTGTATATGGGGAGTTATTAAAAGGTATCGATAATGAACATTATCAAAAGCCTATAACGGTGGGTTATCAACACGAAATTACAGAAGGACCTGCTCATATTTTAACTACAACCGATTCTAATAAAATTGAAAAGTATGAGATTGAAATATTAAAAATTAATAACCAAACAAAAGTAGATGGAAAAAGTATGATTATTAGAGTAACTGATAAAAAACTGTTGGAAAAAACAGGAGGCATTATTCAAGGAATGAGCGGCAGTCCAATCATTCAAAACGGCAAAATAATAGGTGCTGTCACCCATGTCCTCATTAATGATCCTACAAAAGGTTATGGTATTTTTATCGAATGGATGATAGAACAGTCGGGGATATTTGATAAAAATCTTAAAAATGTTGTAGAAAATTAG
- the spo0A gene encoding sporulation transcription factor Spo0A: MVSGGFIVIKEKIRVLIVDDNEDFCDILSEYLERQEDIEVIGIAQDGLKAIEQIGEKTPDVVVLDIIMPHLDGLGVLEKLNSMNLATFPKVIILSAVGQDRITQRAISLGADYYVIKPFDFEVFIDRIRQMAGSSSSAHSKKRPISATSTGLITNNNSLEAEITNIIHEIGVPAHIKGYLYLREAITMVIGNIELLSAVTKELYPSIAKSFNTTPSRVERAIRHAIEVAWSRGKIDTINNLFGYTVHNDKGKPTNSEFIAMVADKLRLEKRAG; this comes from the coding sequence ATGGTTTCAGGGGGGTTTATAGTGATAAAAGAAAAAATTAGAGTTTTAATCGTAGACGATAATGAGGATTTTTGTGATATCTTAAGCGAATATCTTGAAAGACAGGAAGATATAGAGGTAATTGGTATTGCACAGGACGGACTAAAGGCCATTGAGCAAATTGGTGAAAAAACACCAGACGTGGTAGTTTTAGATATTATTATGCCACATTTAGACGGCTTAGGGGTATTAGAGAAGTTAAACAGCATGAATCTAGCTACATTTCCAAAAGTAATTATATTGTCAGCAGTAGGGCAGGATAGAATAACACAACGGGCAATTAGCCTTGGAGCTGATTATTATGTCATAAAACCTTTTGATTTTGAGGTTTTTATCGATAGAATAAGACAAATGGCAGGAAGCTCTTCCAGTGCACACAGTAAAAAGAGACCAATTTCTGCAACTTCAACGGGTCTTATTACTAACAATAATAGTTTAGAGGCAGAGATCACTAATATTATTCATGAGATTGGTGTACCTGCCCACATCAAAGGGTATTTATATCTAAGAGAAGCGATTACGATGGTGATAGGAAACATCGAGTTATTAAGTGCGGTTACAAAAGAACTGTACCCATCTATAGCAAAAAGCTTCAACACAACTCCAAGCAGGGTAGAAAGAGCCATCAGACATGCCATTGAAGTAGCCTGGAGTAGAGGCAAAATAGATACCATTAATAACTTATTTGGCTATACTGTTCATAATGACAAAGGTAAACCCACAAACAGCGAATTCATAGCGATGGTGGCGGATAAACTAAGACTTGAAAAAAGAGCGGGGTAA
- a CDS encoding 3'-5' exonuclease — translation MEYIIFDLEFNSAFKIDRKTKKLIKGNANPLCPQEIIEIGAVKANTKLEIEDTFQTFVKPQLYTKLHPKVKKKTKITKEDLAEGLAFQSAMKLFTQWLGTDEVVMCSWGQDDINELRRNCDFFHIKTNWIKKHCDVQKICTGHLAMPRGEQVGLKRAIEALQIDIDRDFHKALNDAIYTAKILKVLKEPKN, via the coding sequence ATGGAATATATTATATTTGACTTGGAGTTTAACTCAGCCTTTAAGATTGATAGAAAGACAAAAAAACTTATAAAAGGTAATGCCAATCCCTTGTGCCCTCAGGAGATTATTGAAATAGGAGCAGTGAAGGCAAACACAAAACTTGAGATAGAAGATACCTTTCAAACATTTGTAAAGCCCCAACTATATACAAAACTTCATCCAAAAGTAAAAAAGAAAACCAAAATAACCAAAGAAGATTTAGCAGAAGGTCTAGCTTTTCAAAGTGCAATGAAATTATTTACCCAGTGGCTTGGTACAGATGAGGTAGTTATGTGTTCTTGGGGACAAGACGATATAAATGAGTTAAGAAGAAATTGTGATTTTTTTCATATAAAGACCAATTGGATTAAAAAGCATTGTGATGTGCAAAAAATATGTACGGGACACTTAGCTATGCCTAGAGGAGAACAGGTTGGTTTAAAAAGGGCAATAGAGGCTTTACAGATAGACATAGATAGAGACTTCCATAAGGCACTAAATGATGCTATCTATACAGCTAAAATACTCAAGGTACTAAAAGAACCAAAAAACTAG
- a CDS encoding RecX family transcriptional regulator has translation MHNNEYKQAFRSSLNYLSYKLRSKSELVSYLSSKGYPSTCIVMVIDKLESLNYLDDKKFAEIFVKNMIEKQKKGRGFVKKELIEKGISDPFITDALALFPLKKEIEIAQKITEKFFLQKKNLPFNQIKMKLYPYLTQKGFTKEAISQSLFYLEEEKFQSIVIAQQDLYQADATDLAKKYYEKYIKKEPNPFKLKQKIYAQLMRRGYNFDLIQCVVEELF, from the coding sequence ATGCATAATAATGAATATAAACAAGCCTTTCGTTCATCACTAAATTATTTATCCTACAAATTAAGAAGCAAGAGTGAGTTGGTTTCTTATTTGTCTAGTAAAGGTTATCCTTCTACTTGCATTGTTATGGTTATAGACAAATTAGAAAGTCTGAATTATTTAGACGATAAGAAATTTGCAGAAATTTTTGTTAAGAATATGATAGAAAAACAAAAAAAAGGAAGGGGTTTTGTTAAGAAGGAACTTATAGAAAAGGGGATTTCTGACCCCTTCATTACAGACGCCTTAGCTTTATTTCCTTTAAAAAAGGAGATAGAAATAGCACAAAAGATTACAGAAAAGTTTTTTCTTCAGAAAAAAAACTTGCCCTTTAATCAAATTAAGATGAAATTATATCCGTATCTAACACAAAAAGGATTTACCAAAGAAGCTATCAGCCAAAGTCTTTTCTACTTAGAAGAGGAAAAATTTCAATCTATCGTTATAGCACAGCAAGATTTATATCAAGCTGATGCTACAGATTTAGCTAAGAAATATTATGAAAAGTATATAAAAAAAGAACCCAATCCCTTTAAGTTAAAACAAAAAATTTATGCTCAACTTATGAGAAGAGGATATAATTTTGATCTTATTCAGTGTGTTGTGGAGGAATTATTCTAA
- the steA gene encoding putative cytokinetic ring protein SteA, with translation MDIRAPVKLDKKTKNLAGRIEEGNIAIIDHRDLDEVAANSLINKKVAAVINCEMSISGRYPNLGPSMLEKAKVNIYDVIKGDLFDVLKDGDSIIIKGDKIFFEDREIATLLELTSSKISQLLAMAETNLEIELEKFIDNTLTYAHKEKDFILGKLNIPMINTVIQDKQVLVVVRGQDYRKDLSAVLPYIKEMKPILIGVDGGADALLEFGFAPDIIIGDMDSVTDRCLKVCKEIIVHAYPNGKAPGLERVQQLNLNGITFPAPGTSEDIAMLLAYEKGADLIVAVGTHSNMIDFLEKGRKGMASTFLVRLKVGSKLVDARGVSKLYHRRITAKHILWMIFAALTPIIITLSISQPVRNLLKLLMIRFRILLGI, from the coding sequence ATGGACATTCGAGCACCAGTAAAGTTAGATAAAAAAACGAAAAATTTAGCTGGAAGGATTGAAGAAGGAAATATTGCTATTATTGATCATAGAGACCTTGATGAAGTAGCTGCAAACTCCTTGATTAATAAGAAAGTGGCGGCGGTAATCAACTGTGAAATGTCTATCAGTGGAAGGTATCCAAACCTCGGGCCTAGCATGTTGGAGAAAGCGAAGGTAAATATATATGATGTGATTAAAGGGGATTTGTTTGATGTATTAAAAGATGGAGATAGCATCATAATTAAGGGGGATAAAATATTTTTTGAAGACAGAGAAATAGCTACTTTGTTAGAATTAACCTCTTCTAAAATTTCTCAGTTGTTGGCAATGGCGGAAACAAATTTAGAAATTGAGCTTGAAAAGTTTATTGACAATACCCTAACCTACGCCCATAAAGAAAAGGACTTTATTTTAGGTAAATTAAATATTCCTATGATTAATACAGTGATACAAGACAAACAGGTTTTAGTGGTTGTAAGGGGACAAGATTATCGTAAGGATTTGAGTGCTGTTTTGCCTTATATTAAAGAAATGAAGCCAATTCTTATAGGGGTTGATGGAGGGGCAGATGCTTTATTGGAGTTTGGATTCGCACCGGATATCATCATAGGAGATATGGATAGTGTTACAGATCGATGCTTAAAGGTGTGTAAGGAGATTATTGTGCATGCTTATCCAAACGGAAAAGCACCTGGACTGGAACGTGTACAACAACTGAACCTTAATGGGATAACCTTTCCTGCACCAGGTACCAGTGAAGACATTGCCATGCTATTGGCCTATGAGAAGGGAGCAGATCTTATCGTAGCAGTAGGTACCCATTCAAATATGATAGATTTTTTGGAAAAAGGTAGAAAAGGAATGGCAAGTACGTTTTTGGTTAGATTAAAGGTAGGGTCGAAGCTTGTAGATGCTAGGGGAGTGAGCAAGCTATATCATAGGAGAATTACAGCAAAACATATTTTATGGATGATTTTTGCAGCCCTCACCCCAATCATCATTACTTTATCTATCTCTCAACCAGTAAGAAATTTGTTAAAGCTTCTGATGATTAGATTTAGAATACTCTTAGGTATATAG
- a CDS encoding copper transporter, with the protein MVFDIKYYMVTIAAIFISLGIGIFIGFNMNGGEIYLNQQQQLIDSLENRFGEFRLEREDLQKNIEELQLEKEKHEDFIERAYYEIIDSKLANFRIAIIQTSEDYYYDDLKDALQEAGGIVPVQLIYTNKLLHLTEEELEDINYSFGVTLTEEEIFKQTNHDVLALLQGGEASNLLNYLITNEFIRLTEYDLYDHEVDQIVIAGGSQKENSGILKAVDLDLIDKIQNENMKAVGVERLDISHSYIPSYKNSGISTVDNVDTLMGRMALILAMAGREGSFGEREHAEQLVPIGGYE; encoded by the coding sequence GTGGTATTTGACATAAAGTATTATATGGTTACAATCGCTGCTATATTTATTTCCCTTGGGATTGGTATTTTTATCGGATTCAATATGAATGGAGGGGAAATTTACTTAAATCAGCAGCAACAGTTAATAGATAGTCTGGAAAACAGATTTGGAGAGTTTAGATTAGAGAGGGAGGATTTGCAAAAAAATATTGAAGAATTACAGCTAGAAAAAGAAAAACATGAAGATTTTATTGAGAGAGCCTATTATGAGATCATTGACAGTAAACTAGCTAACTTTCGCATAGCTATTATACAAACTTCAGAAGACTATTACTATGATGACTTAAAAGATGCTTTGCAGGAGGCAGGAGGAATTGTTCCTGTACAACTAATTTATACCAATAAACTTCTTCATTTAACAGAAGAAGAACTAGAAGATATCAACTATTCCTTTGGTGTAACTTTAACAGAAGAAGAGATTTTCAAGCAAACAAATCATGATGTTTTAGCGTTGTTGCAAGGTGGAGAAGCTTCCAATTTGTTAAACTATCTTATAACAAATGAGTTTATACGATTAACAGAATACGATCTATATGACCATGAAGTAGATCAAATTGTCATTGCAGGTGGAAGTCAAAAAGAAAATAGTGGCATATTAAAAGCTGTGGACCTAGACCTCATTGATAAAATACAAAATGAAAATATGAAGGCAGTAGGGGTAGAAAGGCTAGATATATCTCATTCTTATATACCTTCTTATAAAAACAGTGGTATATCAACAGTAGATAATGTTGATACTTTAATGGGACGTATGGCACTGATTCTGGCAATGGCTGGTAGAGAAGGATCTTTTGGAGAAAGGGAACATGCAGAGCAGTTGGTTCCTATAGGAGGGTATGAATAA
- a CDS encoding glycosyltransferase family 2 protein, with protein sequence MEAEVAVIIPAYNEEKRIVRTLTTLKEINPLYKIYVVDDGSTDATAEKVAKVKDLCLIKSMKNKGKGQALKTGIKAALASSDIIVFLDADLQESAGEVEKLIKPIVDNEADVTVAKFPPAKKKGGFGLVKKLARYGVYINTGKKLDTVLSGQRAFKKKVLENLTFNYEGYGVELGMTIDLLNKGYLIKEVEVNMFHNETGRDLQGFLHRGKQFFQILKVFLKKTK encoded by the coding sequence TTGGAGGCGGAAGTTGCTGTTATTATACCTGCTTATAATGAAGAAAAGAGAATAGTAAGAACACTCACAACCTTAAAGGAGATAAATCCTCTATATAAGATTTATGTTGTAGATGATGGATCTACAGATGCAACAGCTGAAAAAGTTGCAAAGGTCAAAGACTTATGTCTAATAAAATCTATGAAGAACAAGGGGAAAGGTCAAGCATTAAAGACAGGAATTAAAGCAGCTCTTGCTTCCTCTGATATCATCGTTTTTTTGGATGCAGATCTTCAAGAAAGTGCTGGAGAAGTAGAAAAATTGATTAAGCCTATAGTAGATAATGAAGCTGACGTAACTGTTGCGAAGTTTCCGCCAGCTAAGAAAAAAGGAGGTTTTGGACTAGTAAAAAAGCTTGCTAGATACGGTGTATATATCAATACAGGCAAAAAATTAGATACAGTTCTTTCAGGACAAAGAGCTTTTAAGAAAAAGGTTTTAGAGAATCTAACATTCAATTATGAGGGTTATGGTGTTGAATTAGGCATGACCATCGATTTGTTAAATAAAGGTTATCTTATAAAGGAAGTAGAAGTAAACATGTTTCATAATGAAACTGGTAGAGATTTACAGGGATTTCTCCATAGGGGAAAGCAGTTTTTTCAGATACTAAAGGTATTCTTAAAGAAAACAAAATGA
- a CDS encoding DUF3866 family protein produces the protein MISIKRGKVIKILSKSQEKTKLIVAINGKEEKAFNYNLMTGEVSVGDEVVLNTTAIELNLGTGGYHFVLYNLDNKIVPLEEEGHIMKLRYTPLQLKVFAAEEQDHPNHHKFLAFESLNNLPVIVGSLHSMLTPIAATLKYINPRIKITYIMTDAAALPIYFSDTVDQLKEKGIIDHTITIGHAFGGDLETVNIYNGLIAAKEITHCDIAIVTMGPGIVGTGTPYGFTGIEQGQILDAVEDLGGAAIAVPRISFSDERERHYGISHHSLTVFSKIAKTSFKIILPFLEADKKKVLYEQLEYLNIHRKHTIIEEDGSILSKVLDYFGLSVKTMGRGFKDDVAFFLACSAAAVHSCDLLKNHNRK, from the coding sequence ATGATAAGTATAAAACGTGGCAAAGTTATAAAAATCTTAAGTAAATCCCAAGAAAAAACAAAACTAATTGTAGCAATCAATGGAAAAGAAGAAAAAGCTTTCAATTATAATTTGATGACAGGTGAAGTGTCTGTAGGCGATGAGGTAGTACTAAATACAACAGCTATTGAACTCAACTTAGGTACAGGCGGTTATCATTTTGTATTATATAATCTTGATAATAAGATTGTCCCTTTAGAGGAAGAAGGCCATATTATGAAACTGCGTTATACACCTTTGCAATTAAAGGTTTTTGCTGCTGAGGAACAAGACCATCCAAATCATCATAAGTTTCTAGCCTTTGAGTCTCTAAATAATTTACCTGTGATTGTAGGTAGCCTGCACAGTATGTTGACCCCCATCGCAGCAACCTTAAAGTATATAAATCCTCGCATAAAAATTACTTATATTATGACAGATGCAGCCGCACTGCCAATTTATTTTAGTGATACAGTGGATCAATTAAAGGAGAAGGGAATCATTGATCACACTATTACTATAGGACACGCTTTTGGTGGAGACTTAGAAACAGTAAATATATATAATGGATTAATTGCAGCTAAAGAAATTACTCATTGTGATATAGCTATTGTAACAATGGGACCTGGTATTGTGGGGACCGGTACACCCTATGGCTTTACTGGTATTGAGCAAGGACAAATACTAGATGCAGTAGAAGATTTAGGAGGAGCTGCTATAGCAGTTCCTAGGATTAGTTTTAGTGATGAAAGAGAGCGACACTATGGTATAAGTCACCATAGTTTAACTGTTTTTAGTAAAATTGCTAAAACCAGCTTCAAGATTATCCTACCTTTTTTGGAGGCTGATAAGAAAAAAGTTTTATATGAACAATTAGAGTACTTGAATATTCATAGAAAACATACTATTATTGAAGAAGATGGTAGCATACTTTCTAAGGTATTAGATTATTTCGGTTTGTCCGTTAAAACAATGGGACGAGGCTTTAAAGATGATGTTGCTTTCTTTTTAGCATGTAGTGCTGCTGCTGTACATAGTTGTGATCTTCTTAAAAATCATAATAGAAAATGA
- a CDS encoding NUDIX hydrolase — translation MSFEEKTLKSERIYEGKVVNLRVDTVELPQKKYSKREIVEHAGAVGILAVTEDQKIVLVKQFRKPIEETILEIPAGKLEAKENPAECAIRELSEETGYTTAKVKKLLEFYSSPGFTNEILHIYLAEDLQEGVAHPDEGEYVETLHMSLDDALEKIAKGEIKDAKTVIAVLAYKNMLNMI, via the coding sequence ATGTCATTTGAAGAAAAAACTTTAAAGTCTGAGAGAATATATGAAGGAAAAGTTGTTAACTTAAGAGTAGACACGGTAGAATTACCTCAAAAAAAGTATTCCAAGAGAGAAATCGTAGAACATGCGGGTGCTGTAGGGATTTTAGCAGTGACGGAGGATCAAAAAATTGTTCTTGTCAAGCAATTTAGAAAGCCTATTGAAGAAACTATACTAGAAATTCCTGCTGGTAAGCTGGAGGCAAAGGAAAATCCTGCAGAATGTGCTATAAGAGAGTTGAGTGAGGAAACAGGATATACAACTGCGAAGGTAAAAAAGTTACTGGAGTTTTATTCTAGTCCTGGTTTTACCAATGAAATCCTACATATTTACTTAGCAGAGGATCTACAAGAAGGGGTAGCCCATCCTGATGAAGGTGAATATGTTGAAACTTTACATATGTCTTTAGATGATGCTCTTGAAAAAATCGCAAAAGGTGAGATTAAGGATGCTAAGACAGTGATTGCAGTCTTAGCCTATAAAAATATGTTGAATATGATTTAA
- the spoIIM gene encoding stage II sporulation protein M: protein MFNKVMDYLKKHIRENILIYSIVILCFLIGISVGAFTVKIVDKHQKEELFYYLRDFFQLFYTNELSGGSIFRQSFMNNFQLLTLSWILGLLIILAPLVLLIVSFKGFVIGFTVALLIEEFKFWGILLFLLGVFPQNLIIIPIFIFAAVFSLAFSAAFIKIKLKKIKNTGFLKQLLPYSSLYGILIIMIIFACFIESYIAPFLIRLIAGNLL, encoded by the coding sequence GTGTTTAATAAGGTGATGGATTATCTGAAAAAACATATACGAGAAAATATATTGATTTATTCTATCGTCATTTTATGTTTCTTGATTGGGATTTCTGTAGGGGCCTTTACTGTAAAAATAGTAGACAAACATCAAAAGGAAGAATTATTCTATTATTTAAGAGATTTTTTTCAGTTGTTTTATACCAATGAGTTAAGTGGTGGTAGTATTTTTAGACAATCCTTTATGAATAATTTTCAGCTACTTACTTTAAGTTGGATCTTAGGCTTATTGATTATATTAGCACCTCTTGTGCTGCTGATTGTATCTTTTAAAGGTTTTGTTATTGGATTTACAGTGGCACTGCTCATAGAAGAATTTAAATTCTGGGGAATTCTATTATTTTTACTTGGAGTTTTTCCTCAAAATCTCATTATCATACCAATTTTTATTTTTGCCGCAGTTTTTTCTCTGGCTTTCTCTGCAGCCTTTATAAAGATCAAGCTTAAAAAAATAAAAAATACAGGATTCTTAAAACAGCTCTTACCCTATAGCAGCTTATATGGGATTTTGATCATCATGATTATATTTGCATGTTTTATAGAGTCCTATATAGCTCCATTTTTGATTAGACTCATTGCTGGGAATCTTCTTTAA